The Streptomyces sp. NBC_00691 genome has a segment encoding these proteins:
- a CDS encoding UDP-N-acetylmuramoyl-L-alanyl-D-glutamate--2,6-diaminopimelate ligase, whose amino-acid sequence MTTITPHSGNRKSNSGEAPGSFGPPQGAPGTLTAVPHADQYRTAPPRPEQARPTPLGDLAAQLGVDAPGTAEISGITHDSRAVRPGDVYAALPGARAHGADFVAQAAGLGAAAILTDPTGAERAAATGLPVLVVENPRGRMGELAAEIYGRPGADLLQIGITGTSGKTTTAYLVEGGLRGSGHHTGLVGTVEMRIGDERIKSERTTPEATDLQALFAVMRERGVDAVAMEVSSHALVLGRVDGCVFDVAVFNNLSPEHMEFHSDMDDYYRAKAGLFTPERSRLGVVNLDDAYGRRLTGEATVPVVTFSAEGRADADWRAEDLVLGSHDSTFTAVGPAGERISATAPLPGPFNVANTLAAIATLATAGIDPKSAAEGVAAVPGVPGRLERVDAGQPYLAVVDYAHKTDAVESVLRSLREVTEGKLHVVIGCGGDRDTTKRGPMGAAAARLADTAVLTSDNPRSEDPLKILAAMLAGAAEVPAEERGEVLLLADRAAAVAAAVARAQPGDTVLVAGKGHEQGQEIAGVVRPFDDRQVLREAIADRSHTRDSAPSGTAGHQNSQG is encoded by the coding sequence GTGACAACGATCACCCCCCATTCCGGGAACCGGAAATCGAACTCCGGCGAGGCCCCGGGCTCTTTTGGCCCCCCGCAGGGTGCGCCCGGTACGCTCACCGCCGTGCCACACGCTGATCAGTACCGAACCGCCCCGCCCCGGCCGGAGCAGGCCCGCCCGACACCCCTGGGCGACCTGGCCGCGCAGCTCGGGGTCGACGCCCCCGGAACCGCCGAGATCTCGGGCATCACCCACGACTCCCGGGCCGTGCGACCCGGCGACGTGTACGCGGCCCTGCCCGGCGCCCGCGCCCACGGCGCCGACTTCGTCGCCCAGGCCGCCGGACTCGGAGCCGCCGCGATCCTCACCGACCCGACGGGCGCCGAGCGCGCCGCCGCCACCGGCCTGCCGGTCCTGGTCGTGGAGAACCCGCGCGGCCGGATGGGCGAACTCGCCGCCGAGATCTACGGACGACCCGGCGCCGACCTCCTGCAGATCGGCATCACCGGCACCTCCGGCAAGACCACCACCGCCTACCTCGTCGAGGGCGGCCTGCGCGGCTCCGGACACCACACCGGGCTCGTCGGCACCGTCGAGATGCGGATCGGCGACGAACGCATCAAGTCGGAGCGCACCACGCCGGAGGCCACCGACCTCCAGGCGCTCTTCGCCGTCATGCGGGAGCGGGGCGTCGACGCGGTCGCCATGGAGGTCTCCAGCCACGCCCTCGTGCTCGGCCGGGTCGACGGCTGCGTCTTCGACGTCGCCGTCTTCAACAACCTCAGCCCGGAGCACATGGAGTTCCACTCCGACATGGACGACTACTACCGGGCGAAGGCCGGGCTCTTCACGCCCGAACGCAGCCGCCTCGGTGTGGTCAACCTCGACGACGCCTACGGCCGCAGGCTCACCGGTGAGGCGACCGTACCGGTCGTCACCTTCTCCGCCGAGGGCCGCGCCGACGCCGACTGGCGCGCCGAGGACCTCGTCCTCGGCTCCCACGACTCGACGTTCACCGCCGTCGGCCCCGCGGGGGAACGGATCTCCGCCACGGCCCCGCTGCCCGGCCCGTTCAACGTCGCCAACACCCTCGCCGCGATCGCCACCCTCGCCACCGCGGGCATCGACCCGAAGAGCGCCGCCGAGGGCGTCGCCGCCGTCCCCGGCGTACCGGGGCGCCTGGAGCGGGTCGACGCGGGCCAGCCGTACCTCGCCGTCGTCGACTACGCGCACAAGACGGACGCCGTCGAATCGGTCCTGCGCTCCCTGCGCGAGGTCACCGAGGGCAAGCTGCACGTGGTCATCGGCTGCGGCGGCGACCGGGACACCACCAAGCGCGGCCCGATGGGCGCCGCCGCGGCCCGGCTCGCCGACACCGCCGTCCTGACCTCCGACAACCCCCGCTCCGAGGACCCGCTCAAGATCCTCGCCGCCATGCTCGCGGGCGCCGCCGAGGTGCCCGCGGAGGAACGCGGCGAGGTGCTCCTCCTCGCCGACCGTGCCGCGGCCGTCGCCGCCGCCGTCGCCCGCGCACAGCCGGGCGACACCGTCCTCGTCGCGGGCAAGGGCCACGAGCAGGGCCAGGAGATCGCCGGGGTCGTACGCCCCTTCGACGACCGCCAGGTCCTGCGCGAGGCCATCGCCGACCGCTCGCACACCCGGGATTCCGCGCCGAGCGGAACAGCCGGCCACCAGAACAGTCAGGGATGA
- a CDS encoding peptidoglycan D,D-transpeptidase FtsI family protein — MPPKEPPRRRVPGPARPARPRPASAGARTSRPAPRPAAKRPAPRPPARRPRTIRLGSPRPRLRLVSLGLTLVMTAFVVRLLQVQAVDASAYAAKADKYRFQEYTLSAERGEITDRNGIALAASVDAYDITADPQLFTPEVAKIPDAPEQAAALLAPLLGKEPAELVKKLRTPKSRYTLLARKQTPQVWNQIKDLRRAYGQKAQRSAGGTGVNLLGGVLSEPSTKRVYPNGELAAGILGYVNAEGKGAGGVESMLDPELAGQDGKIRFTQSGGRQVPTAGSQGSPAVPGSDIELTIDRDIQWAAQQAITEQVTKSKADRGYVVVQNTRTGEVLAMANAPGFDPNDLSAANAASMGNAALQDAYEPGSTSKIMSMAAVLEEGKAAPDTHVTVPNRLHRGDRLFKDDIDHPTWYLTLNGVLAKSSNIGTILATGRLGATQADSNKVLHSYLRKFGMGSPTGLDYPGETPGILAKPEDWSTSQQYTIPFGQGLSVSAMQAASVYSTIANGGVRVEPTLVRGTKGPDGRFTPAPKPEESRVVSEKTAKTLAQMLESVVDDREGTGNKAAIPGYRVAGKTGTANRVDPELGRYKGYTASFAGFAPADDPQITVYCAIQNPTKGSYFGGQICGPIYKKVMEFALKTLHVAPTGSEPARLPVIFEPTP, encoded by the coding sequence GTGCCCCCCAAGGAGCCCCCGCGCCGCCGCGTCCCCGGACCCGCCCGGCCCGCGCGCCCCCGGCCCGCCTCCGCCGGGGCCCGCACGTCCCGCCCCGCCCCGCGCCCGGCCGCGAAGCGGCCCGCGCCCCGGCCGCCGGCCCGCCGGCCGCGCACCATCCGGCTCGGCAGCCCCCGGCCCCGGCTGCGGCTGGTCTCCCTCGGTCTGACCCTGGTGATGACGGCCTTCGTGGTGCGGCTGCTCCAGGTGCAGGCCGTCGACGCCAGCGCGTACGCGGCCAAGGCCGACAAGTACCGCTTCCAGGAGTACACGCTCTCCGCCGAGCGGGGCGAGATCACCGACCGCAACGGCATCGCGCTCGCCGCCAGCGTCGACGCGTACGACATCACCGCCGACCCGCAGCTCTTCACGCCCGAGGTGGCCAAGATCCCGGACGCGCCCGAGCAGGCCGCGGCCCTCCTCGCCCCCCTCCTCGGCAAGGAGCCCGCGGAGCTCGTGAAGAAGCTCCGTACCCCCAAGTCCCGGTACACGCTGCTCGCCCGCAAGCAGACCCCGCAGGTCTGGAACCAGATCAAGGACCTGCGGCGCGCCTACGGGCAGAAGGCGCAGCGCTCCGCCGGCGGCACCGGCGTCAACCTCCTCGGCGGCGTCCTCAGCGAGCCCAGCACCAAGCGCGTGTACCCGAACGGCGAGCTCGCCGCCGGGATACTGGGTTACGTCAACGCCGAGGGCAAGGGCGCCGGCGGCGTGGAGTCGATGCTCGACCCGGAGCTCGCCGGGCAGGACGGCAAGATCCGCTTCACCCAGTCCGGCGGCCGTCAGGTGCCCACCGCGGGCTCCCAGGGCAGCCCCGCCGTCCCCGGCTCCGACATCGAGCTGACCATCGACCGGGACATCCAGTGGGCCGCCCAGCAGGCCATCACCGAGCAGGTGACGAAGTCCAAGGCCGACCGCGGCTACGTCGTCGTGCAGAACACGAGGACCGGTGAGGTCCTCGCCATGGCCAACGCCCCCGGCTTCGACCCCAACGACCTCTCCGCCGCCAACGCCGCCTCCATGGGCAACGCGGCCCTCCAGGACGCCTACGAGCCCGGCTCCACCAGCAAGATCATGTCCATGGCCGCGGTCCTGGAGGAGGGCAAGGCGGCCCCCGACACCCATGTCACCGTCCCCAACCGGCTCCACCGCGGCGACCGGCTCTTCAAGGACGACATCGACCACCCGACCTGGTATCTGACGCTCAACGGCGTCCTCGCCAAGTCCAGCAACATCGGCACCATCCTCGCCACCGGCCGGCTCGGCGCGACGCAGGCCGACTCGAACAAGGTGCTCCACTCCTACCTGCGCAAGTTCGGCATGGGCAGCCCCACCGGCCTGGACTACCCCGGCGAGACCCCCGGCATCCTGGCCAAGCCGGAGGACTGGTCGACCTCGCAGCAGTACACGATCCCCTTCGGCCAGGGCCTCTCGGTGAGCGCCATGCAGGCCGCGTCCGTGTACTCGACCATCGCCAACGGCGGAGTACGCGTCGAGCCGACCCTGGTCCGCGGCACCAAGGGACCCGACGGACGCTTCACCCCGGCGCCCAAGCCCGAGGAGTCCCGGGTCGTCAGCGAGAAGACCGCCAAGACCCTCGCCCAGATGCTCGAGTCCGTCGTCGACGACCGGGAGGGCACCGGCAACAAGGCCGCCATCCCCGGCTACCGCGTCGCCGGCAAGACCGGCACCGCCAACCGGGTCGACCCCGAACTCGGCCGCTACAAGGGCTACACCGCCTCCTTCGCCGGCTTCGCACCCGCCGACGACCCGCAGATCACCGTCTACTGCGCCATCCAGAACCCCACCAAGGGCAGCTACTTCGGCGGCCAGATCTGTGGCCCCATCTACAAGAAGGTCATGGAGTTCGCCCTCAAGACCCTCCACGTCGCCCCCACGGGCAGCGAACCCGCCCGACTGCCGGTCATCTTCGAACCCACCCCGTGA
- a CDS encoding FtsB family cell division protein: MSTAKGPLKGRAARLGRLMPSGPSSAARTPFVLLVVVLLGGGLISLLLLNSALNQGSFQLNELKDRTTELTDEEQALQRDVDDYAAPDALERRARELGMVPGGSPAFLHPDGKVLGEPTEAVAPKPTPTPSRKPAPGEKPVPPAGSTADTAGFPKPGTTTGATPAQNAPARAPAPPPTPTNSGR, translated from the coding sequence GTGAGCACGGCGAAGGGGCCGCTCAAAGGGCGGGCCGCGCGGCTCGGACGGCTCATGCCGTCGGGGCCGAGTTCGGCCGCCCGCACCCCCTTCGTCCTGCTCGTCGTCGTGCTGCTCGGCGGCGGTCTGATCAGCCTGCTCCTGCTCAACTCGGCCCTCAACCAGGGCTCCTTCCAGCTCAACGAGCTCAAGGACAGGACCACCGAGCTGACCGACGAGGAGCAGGCGCTCCAGCGCGACGTCGACGACTACGCGGCCCCCGACGCCCTGGAGCGGCGGGCCCGCGAGCTCGGCATGGTCCCGGGCGGCAGCCCGGCCTTCCTGCACCCGGACGGCAAGGTGCTCGGCGAGCCCACGGAGGCCGTCGCCCCGAAGCCGACCCCGACCCCGAGCCGGAAGCCGGCGCCGGGTGAGAAGCCCGTGCCGCCCGCCGGCTCCACCGCCGACACGGCCGGCTTCCCGAAGCCGGGGACGACCACCGGCGCCACCCCCGCGCAGAACGCGCCCGCACGCGCCCCCGCACCGCCACCCACCCCGACGAACTCCGGCAGGTGA
- the rsmH gene encoding 16S rRNA (cytosine(1402)-N(4))-methyltransferase RsmH codes for MSNDRHVPVMLQRCLDMLAPALRRPGAVVVDCTLGLGGHSEALLQQFPEVRLVALDRDKEALRLSGERLAPYGDRATLVHAVYDELPEVLDRLGLPTVDGVLFDLGVSSMQLDEADRGFAYAQDAPLDMRMDQTTGISAAEVLNTYAPGELVRILRAYGEEKQAKRIVSAIVRERDKEPFSNSARLVELIRDSLPQAAKRTGGNPAKRTFQALRIEVNRELDSVEKAVPAAVKAIGVGGRVVVLSYQSLEDRIVKQVFAAGAATTAPPGLPVVPEKYQPRLKLLTRGAELPTEEEVAENRRAAPARLRGAERIREDVL; via the coding sequence TTGAGCAACGACCGACACGTCCCGGTCATGCTCCAGCGGTGCCTGGACATGTTGGCCCCCGCCCTGCGGCGCCCCGGCGCGGTCGTCGTCGACTGCACCCTGGGCCTCGGCGGCCACAGTGAGGCACTCCTGCAGCAGTTCCCCGAGGTGCGTCTCGTCGCCCTCGACCGGGACAAGGAGGCCCTGCGGCTCTCCGGCGAGCGGCTCGCCCCGTACGGGGACCGCGCCACCCTCGTCCACGCCGTGTACGACGAGCTGCCCGAGGTCCTCGACAGGCTCGGCCTCCCCACCGTCGACGGGGTCCTCTTCGACCTGGGCGTCTCCTCCATGCAGCTCGACGAGGCCGACCGCGGCTTCGCCTACGCGCAGGACGCCCCGCTCGACATGCGCATGGACCAGACGACCGGCATCAGCGCGGCCGAGGTCCTCAACACCTACGCACCCGGCGAGCTGGTCCGCATCCTTCGCGCGTACGGCGAGGAGAAGCAGGCCAAGCGGATCGTCTCGGCGATCGTGCGCGAGCGCGACAAGGAGCCGTTCAGCAACAGCGCCCGGCTCGTCGAGCTCATCCGCGACTCCCTGCCGCAGGCCGCCAAGCGCACCGGTGGCAACCCGGCCAAGCGCACCTTCCAGGCCCTGCGCATCGAGGTCAACCGCGAACTCGACAGCGTCGAGAAGGCCGTGCCGGCGGCCGTGAAGGCCATCGGCGTCGGCGGCCGGGTCGTCGTCCTCTCGTACCAGTCCCTGGAGGACCGGATCGTCAAGCAGGTCTTCGCGGCCGGCGCGGCCACCACCGCCCCGCCCGGCCTGCCGGTCGTCCCCGAGAAGTACCAGCCGCGGCTGAAGCTGCTCACCCGTGGCGCCGAGCTGCCCACCGAGGAGGAGGTCGCCGAGAACCGGCGCGCCGCCCCGGCCCGGCTCCGGGGCGCCGAGCGGATCCGGGAAGACGTCCTGTGA
- a CDS encoding beta-class carbonic anhydrase codes for MSTSAQPPADAIRTGGTVTDRLVDANARYAAEFTDPGMDARPVLRVAVVACMDARLDLHAALGLELGDCHTIRNAGGVVTDDVIRSLTISQRALGTRSVMLVHHTGCGLEALTEDFRHELEDEVGQRPAWAVEAFRDVDQDVRQSMQRVRTSPFLPHSDDVRGFVFDVTTGLLREIDPRSEAETDPA; via the coding sequence ATGTCGACCTCCGCGCAGCCCCCTGCCGACGCCATACGCACCGGCGGCACGGTCACCGACCGTCTCGTCGACGCGAACGCCCGTTACGCCGCCGAGTTCACCGACCCCGGAATGGACGCGCGTCCCGTGCTGCGCGTCGCCGTCGTCGCCTGCATGGACGCCCGTCTGGACCTGCACGCCGCGCTCGGCCTCGAGCTCGGCGACTGCCACACCATCCGCAACGCGGGCGGCGTCGTCACGGACGATGTGATCCGGTCGCTCACCATCAGCCAGCGCGCCCTGGGCACCCGCAGCGTGATGCTGGTGCACCACACCGGCTGTGGCCTGGAAGCGCTGACCGAGGACTTCCGGCACGAGCTGGAGGACGAGGTCGGCCAGCGCCCGGCCTGGGCGGTCGAGGCCTTCCGTGACGTCGACCAGGACGTACGGCAGTCGATGCAGCGGGTGCGGACCTCCCCGTTCCTGCCGCACTCCGACGACGTCCGCGGCTTCGTCTTCGACGTGACCACCGGCCTCCTGAGGGAGATCGACCCCCGGTCCGAGGCCGAGACCGACCCGGCTTAA
- a CDS encoding AAA family ATPase, translated as MTTYDDRASLTDLTTTVERVRRSVESVIEGKPEVVRLSLTVLLAEGHLLIEDVPGVGKTMLAKTLARSIDCSVRRIQFTPDLLPSDVTGVSIFDQQRRDFEFKPGAIFAQIVIGDEINRASPKTQSALLESMEERQVTVDGQTYELPSPFMVVATQNPVEMEGTYPLPEAQRDRFMARVSIGYPSAEAELQMLDVHGAASPLDDLQPVAHAHDILKLIEAVRAVHVADAVRRYAVDIVSATRTHTDLRLGASPRATLHLLRAAKASAALSGREYVLPDDLQALAAPVLAHRLLPTAQAQLNRRTAEQVVQDILQRTPVPAAAPPAGPLYGQQPGARRL; from the coding sequence GTGACGACCTATGACGATCGAGCGAGCCTCACAGATCTGACCACCACTGTGGAGCGGGTGCGCAGATCGGTGGAGAGTGTGATCGAGGGCAAGCCCGAGGTCGTACGGCTTTCGCTGACCGTGCTGCTCGCCGAGGGACACCTCCTCATCGAGGATGTCCCCGGCGTCGGCAAGACCATGCTGGCCAAGACCCTGGCGCGGTCCATCGACTGCTCGGTGCGCCGCATCCAGTTCACCCCGGACCTGCTGCCCTCGGACGTCACGGGCGTGTCGATCTTCGACCAGCAGCGCCGGGACTTCGAGTTCAAGCCGGGCGCGATCTTCGCGCAGATCGTGATCGGCGACGAGATCAACCGCGCGTCGCCGAAGACCCAGTCCGCGCTCCTGGAGTCCATGGAGGAGCGCCAGGTCACCGTCGACGGCCAGACGTACGAGCTGCCCAGCCCGTTCATGGTGGTCGCCACGCAGAACCCGGTCGAGATGGAGGGCACCTACCCGCTGCCCGAGGCCCAGCGCGACCGTTTCATGGCCCGGGTCTCCATCGGCTACCCGAGCGCCGAGGCCGAGCTCCAGATGCTCGACGTGCACGGCGCGGCCTCCCCGCTGGACGACCTCCAGCCGGTCGCCCACGCGCACGACATCCTCAAGCTGATCGAGGCGGTCCGCGCGGTCCACGTCGCCGACGCCGTACGCCGCTACGCGGTCGACATCGTCTCCGCCACCCGCACCCACACCGACCTGCGGCTCGGCGCCTCCCCGCGGGCCACCCTGCACCTGCTGCGGGCCGCCAAGGCCTCCGCCGCGCTCAGCGGCCGCGAGTACGTGCTGCCCGACGACCTCCAGGCACTCGCCGCGCCCGTCCTCGCCCACCGGCTGCTCCCGACGGCGCAGGCCCAGCTGAACCGGCGCACCGCCGAGCAGGTCGTCCAGGACATCCTGCAGCGCACCCCCGTCCCGGCCGCGGCCCCGCCCGCCGGACCGCTCTACGGCCAGCAGCCCGGCGCCCGGCGGCTGTGA